One genomic window of Solanum stenotomum isolate F172 chromosome 9, ASM1918654v1, whole genome shotgun sequence includes the following:
- the LOC125876816 gene encoding uncharacterized protein LOC125876816 gives MGLNDSYCGARDNILMISPLPTIANAYALLMQEEKQREMHSTAKYPGESSAFIVAEQDMNGQRPSGNNFRGQRYAVDNKKFDNTCKYCKKPGHIVDKCYKLKGFPPNFKFTKQRNFQNPVQGNFACSNEANGEKFLYNVDNGDKGKLLTQDQLNQIVQMLHQVKIGEQSSDSTAIASGNCAGPFNEEPHGPW, from the exons ATGGGACTCAATGACAGCTATTGTGGTGCTAGAGATAACATTTTAATGATATCTCCTCTTCCTACTATTGCTAATGCTTATGCACTCTTGATGCAAGAGGAAAAACAAAGGGAAATGCATTCTACAGCTAAGTATCCAGGTGAATCTTCTGCTTTCATTGTGGCTGAACAAGACATGAATGGACAAAGACCATCTGGAAATAATTTCAGAGGACAAAGGTATGCTGTTGATAACAAAAAGTTTGACAATACTTGCAAATATTGCAAGAAACCTGGACACATAGTCGATAAGTGTTATAAGTTGAAAGGTTTTCCACCTAATTTTAAATTCACCAAGCAAAGAAACTTTCAGAACCCTGTTCAGGGTAACTTTGCCTGTTCCAATGAAGCAAATGGTGagaaatttctttataatgtGGACAATGGAGATAAGGGTAAGCTTCTTACTCAAGACCAACTGAATCAGATTGTTCAGATGTTGCATCAAGTGAAAATAGGAGAACAGAGCAGTGATTCTACTGCCATAGCATCTGGAAATTGTGCTG GGCCCTTCAATGAAGAGCCCCATGGTCCTTGGTGA